A single genomic interval of Paenibacillus macerans harbors:
- a CDS encoding ABC transporter permease subunit, which translates to MRLYWFELKKLCLSNKVLAITASFIVITCLFALAEAYQYNKKVDGLDSFLDYTRKYEGEISKDTVLAYKGLQETFMQAQNESDHRKKEFLLNYSLATYYAAKWNGLEPNFSESPNSVNYLTRLITKLEKENNTDSYLYRDTSQNLRLLLHAEQPKYYEKQGWYSAIRFCTSTGLILLEFILLAVASTIFSNEYTNNTHKIILSTVNGHRKIAYAKLYAVITYAIITASLFYILNAGIRLLFYGSFKNMIVPLNSVDSKFVFTPFNLTAFQYLFISYFATILGTISLVIMLSLLSAAIKNSVASLTAGFMFVMIPQFTMSNIEWLNKLFLLFPSQFISGASLFSKYISYNLFGQPILYPFLALSACLVLIIGGSWVLGKVYVRVYKV; encoded by the coding sequence ATGCGTCTATACTGGTTTGAATTAAAAAAACTGTGTCTAAGCAATAAAGTCCTTGCTATTACAGCTAGTTTTATAGTCATTACCTGTTTATTTGCCTTGGCAGAAGCTTATCAGTATAACAAAAAGGTTGATGGTTTAGATTCATTTCTTGATTATACCAGAAAATATGAAGGGGAAATTAGCAAAGATACTGTTCTTGCGTACAAAGGTTTACAAGAAACATTTATGCAGGCACAAAATGAAAGTGATCATCGAAAAAAGGAGTTCTTACTTAATTATTCATTAGCGACTTATTATGCTGCAAAATGGAATGGGTTAGAGCCTAACTTTTCAGAATCTCCAAATAGTGTGAATTATCTTACACGATTAATTACAAAGTTAGAGAAGGAGAATAACACAGATAGTTATTTATATAGAGATACTTCCCAAAATTTAAGGTTGCTTTTACATGCAGAGCAACCTAAATATTATGAAAAACAAGGCTGGTACTCAGCGATTCGTTTTTGTACATCAACGGGCTTGATATTACTGGAGTTCATTCTTTTAGCGGTGGCGTCAACTATCTTTTCTAATGAATATACGAATAATACCCATAAAATCATTTTATCTACGGTCAACGGACATCGAAAGATAGCATATGCGAAGCTTTATGCAGTGATTACTTATGCCATTATAACTGCAAGTTTATTTTATATATTAAATGCTGGAATTAGGCTATTGTTCTATGGAAGTTTTAAAAACATGATTGTTCCATTAAATAGTGTAGATAGCAAGTTCGTATTTACCCCTTTTAATTTAACCGCGTTTCAATATTTATTTATTTCTTATTTTGCGACAATTTTAGGGACTATTTCCTTGGTAATTATGTTATCTCTTTTATCGGCTGCTATTAAGAATAGTGTTGCAAGCTTAACAGCTGGATTTATGTTTGTTATGATCCCACAGTTTACGATGAGTAATATTGAATGGCTCAACAAATTGTTTCTGTTATTTCCTAGTCAGTTCATAAGTGGGGCAAGTCTTTTTTCAAAATATATTTCTTATAATTTATTTGGTCAGCCTATTTTATATCCATTTTTAGCTTTAAGTGCTTGTCTCGTTCTGATTATCGGAGGTAGCTGGGTACTTGGAAAAGTTTATGTAAGAGTATATAAAGTTTAA